The following proteins are co-located in the Polymorphospora rubra genome:
- a CDS encoding OsmC family protein produces MSFVVETRTVDGRPTAVGSAGSYTLVVDRPVEAGGGGLGFNGGQLLCLAVAGCVSNDLFREADAMGITLHRVAVRVSGGFAGDPAVSTPISYGVELSGDAPQERLRDLVAHVDRIAEIPNSLRAGTEVSLDAMNLTSTA; encoded by the coding sequence ATGAGCTTCGTGGTCGAGACGCGTACCGTCGACGGGCGGCCGACCGCCGTCGGTTCGGCGGGGTCGTACACGCTCGTGGTGGACCGTCCGGTCGAGGCCGGCGGTGGCGGGCTCGGTTTCAACGGTGGGCAGCTGCTCTGCCTGGCGGTGGCCGGCTGCGTCTCCAACGATCTGTTCCGCGAGGCGGACGCCATGGGCATCACGCTGCACCGGGTCGCCGTGCGGGTGTCCGGCGGGTTCGCCGGTGACCCGGCGGTGTCGACGCCGATCTCCTACGGTGTCGAACTCAGCGGCGACGCGCCCCAGGAACGGCTACGCGACCTCGTCGCGCACGTCGACCGGATCGCCGAGATCCCGAACTCGCTGCGGGCCGGCACCGAGGTGAGCCTCGACGCGATGAACCTGACCTCGACGGCCTGA
- a CDS encoding cytochrome P450, with the protein MRVDDTLALAREGYAWLPNRRRRAGGGPVGTRLLGRRAVGLVGPAAARFFYDDDHVRRHGAIPGPVRSTLLGHGAVHTLDGAAHRVRKALFLALLTPDGVAALADRVTEAWDAAVPAWRGDRPVSLFDETSRLITRGVWEWAGVPLADTDVAPVAADLVLMVDGFGTIAPRHWRARRARTRQENRLARLVEEFRADAGGASGPAASGPVRLSGAAGSALDVVAHHRDANNRPLDPCTAAVELLNLLRPTVAVTWFLTFAAHALHRWPEHRGPVRDDPGYATAFVHEVRRFYPFAPFVGGRAVRDLTFAGRRIPAGTLVLLDLYGQNHDPELWPDPYRFDPGRFVDRRIGAFELVPQGGGDPRTGHRCPGEDLTVTLLRRLVPRLAGLDYEVPDQDLRIPLGRVPTRPRSGFVIRNVRPPEKPSKNSAGDVENPPAAST; encoded by the coding sequence ATGCGTGTCGACGACACCCTGGCCCTGGCCCGCGAGGGCTACGCCTGGCTGCCCAACCGCCGCCGGCGCGCCGGCGGCGGTCCGGTCGGGACGCGGCTGCTGGGGCGGCGCGCGGTCGGGCTGGTCGGGCCGGCGGCCGCCCGGTTCTTCTACGACGACGACCACGTACGCCGGCACGGGGCGATCCCCGGCCCGGTGCGGAGCACACTGCTCGGCCACGGCGCCGTGCACACCCTCGACGGTGCCGCGCACCGGGTCCGCAAGGCGCTCTTCCTGGCGCTGCTCACCCCCGACGGGGTCGCCGCGCTGGCCGACCGGGTGACCGAGGCGTGGGACGCCGCCGTACCGGCCTGGCGGGGCGACCGGCCGGTCAGCCTCTTCGACGAGACGAGCCGGCTGATCACCCGCGGGGTCTGGGAGTGGGCGGGCGTGCCTCTGGCCGACACCGACGTCGCGCCGGTCGCCGCCGATCTGGTGCTGATGGTCGACGGGTTCGGTACGATCGCGCCCCGGCACTGGCGGGCCCGGCGGGCCCGTACCCGCCAGGAGAACCGGCTGGCCCGGCTGGTCGAGGAGTTCCGCGCCGACGCCGGCGGCGCGTCGGGCCCGGCCGCCTCCGGTCCGGTCCGGCTGTCCGGGGCCGCCGGCTCGGCACTCGACGTCGTCGCGCACCACCGCGACGCGAACAACCGGCCGCTCGACCCGTGCACCGCCGCCGTCGAGTTGCTCAACCTGCTGCGGCCGACCGTCGCCGTGACCTGGTTCCTGACCTTCGCCGCACACGCCCTGCACCGCTGGCCGGAGCACCGCGGCCCGGTACGCGACGACCCGGGGTACGCCACCGCCTTCGTCCACGAGGTGCGCCGCTTCTACCCGTTCGCGCCGTTCGTCGGCGGCCGGGCGGTCCGGGACCTGACCTTCGCCGGGCGCCGGATCCCGGCCGGGACACTGGTACTGCTCGACCTCTACGGGCAGAACCACGACCCGGAACTGTGGCCCGACCCCTACCGGTTCGACCCCGGCCGTTTCGTGGACCGCCGGATCGGCGCCTTCGAACTCGTGCCGCAGGGCGGCGGTGACCCCCGTACCGGCCACCGGTGCCCCGGCGAGGACCTGACCGTCACGCTGCTGCGCCGCCTCGTGCCACGACTGGCCGGCCTCGACTACGAGGTGCCGGACCAGGACCTGCGCATCCCGCTGGGCCGCGTCCCGACCCGGCCGCGGAGCGGTTTCGTCATCCGGAACGTCCGGCCGCCGGAAAAACCTTCGAAGAATTCCGCCGGGGATGTCGAGAACCCGCCCGCAGCCTCGACCTGA
- a CDS encoding VOC family protein — translation MIGRLHSVVLDCPDAEELAEFYVELTGLEWADSDGYWVTLKGPDGHPRLCLQSVPDFQPPRWPDPAYPQQCHLDIEVDDIRTAEKAVLRLGATLLRGGGSRACGFRVYADPVGHPFCLVWGQD, via the coding sequence ATGATCGGTCGGCTGCACTCGGTGGTCCTGGACTGCCCGGACGCGGAGGAACTCGCGGAGTTCTATGTGGAGCTGACCGGCCTGGAGTGGGCGGACAGCGACGGCTACTGGGTGACACTGAAGGGCCCGGACGGCCATCCCCGGCTCTGCCTCCAGAGCGTGCCGGACTTCCAACCGCCGCGGTGGCCCGATCCGGCGTACCCCCAGCAGTGCCACCTCGACATCGAGGTCGACGACATCCGGACGGCCGAGAAGGCCGTGCTCCGCCTGGGGGCGACCCTGCTGCGCGGCGGAGGCAGCCGCGCCTGCGGGTTCCGCGTCTACGCCGACCCGGTCGGTCATCCGTTCTGCCTGGTCTGGGGACAGGACTGA